In Sorghum bicolor cultivar BTx623 chromosome 10, Sorghum_bicolor_NCBIv3, whole genome shotgun sequence, one genomic interval encodes:
- the LOC8072847 gene encoding aspartyl protease family protein At5g10770 has translation MASPLLLFVVLCSYCSYISHADNEHGFVVVPRRSYEPKAVCSASSVNLEPSSATLSVPLVHRYGPCAASQYSDMPTPSFSETLRHSRARTNYIKSRASTGMASTPDDAAVTVPTRLGGFVDSLEYMVTLGFGTPSVPQVLLMDTGSDVSWVQCAPCNSTECYPQKDPLFDPSKSSTYAPIACGADACNKLGDHYRNGCTSGGTQCGYRVEYGDGSSTRGVYSNETITFAPGITVKDFHFGCGHDQRGPSDKFDGLLGLGGAPESLVVQTASVYGGAFSYCLPALNSEAGFLALGVRPSAATNTSAFVFTPMWHLPMDATSYMVNMTGISVGGKPLDIPRSAFRGGMLIDSGTIVTELPETAYNALNAALRKAFAAYPMVASEDFDTCYNFTGYSNVTVPRVALTFSGGATIDLDVPNGILVKDCLAFRESGPDVGLGIIGNVNQRTLEVLYDAGHGKVGFRAGAC, from the exons ATGGCGTCTCCTCTGCTTCTGTTCGTTGTTTTGTGTAGCTACTGCAGCTACATCTCTCATGCAGACAACGAGCATGGGTTTGTAGTGGTGCCACGCAGGTCTTACGAGCCAAAAGCAGTATGCTCTGCATCCAGCG TGAACCTGGAGCCGAGCAGCGCTACTCTGTCAGTACCTCTAGTGCACCGGTACGGACCGTGCGCGGCGTCACAGTACTCTGACATGCCGACGCCGTCCTTCTCCGAAACGCTCCGCCATAGCCGCGCCCGCACAAACTACATCAAGAGCCGAGCGTCCACGGGCATGGCGAGTACGCCAGACGATGCCGCCGTGACCGTCCCGACCCGACTAGGTGGTTTTGTGGACTCACTGGAGTACATGGTCACGCTGGGCTTCGGCACGCCATCCGTGCCGCAGGTGCTCCTCATGGACACCGGCAGCGACGTCTCGTGGGTGCAGTGCGCGCCGTGCAACTCTACCGAGTGCTACCCGCAGAAGGATCCTCTCTTCGATCCAAGCAAGTCTTCCACCTACGCTCCCATCGCCTGCGGCGCCGACGCGTGCAACAAGCTCGGAGACCACTACAGGAACGGCTGCACGAGCGGCGGCACCCAGTGCGGGTACCGCGTCGAGTACGGAGACGGCTCGAGTACGAGGGGCGTGTACAGCAACGAGACGATCACGTTTGCTCCGGGGATCACCGTCAAGGACTTCCATTTCGGCTGTGGCCACGACCAGCGCGGTCCCAGCGACAAGTTCGATGGCCTCTTGGGGCTTGGAGGCGCCCCGGAGTCGCTCGTCGTGCAGACGGCGTCGGTTTACGGTGGCGCCTTCTCGTACTGCCTCCCGGCGCTGAACAGCGAAGCCGGGTTCCTAGCCCTCGGCGTGCGGCCGAGCGCCGCCACCAACACGTCGGCCTTCGTGTTCACGCCGATGTGGCACCTGCCGATGGACGCAACGTCGTACATGGTGAACATGACAGGCATCAGTGTGGGTGGGAAGCCGCTGGACATCCCGCGATCGGCGTTCCGTGGTGGCATGCTCATAGACTCCGGCACGATCGTCACCGAGCTCCCGGAGACTGCGTACAACGCGCTGAACGCAGCGCTGCGGAAGGCCTTCGCGGCGTACCCCATGGTGGCAAGCGAGGACTTTGACACCTGCTACAACTTCACCGGTTACAGCAATGTCACCGTGCCGAGGGTCGCGCTCACGTTCAGTGGCGGCGCCACCATCGACCTCGACGTCCCCAATGGGATTCTGGTGAAGGATTGCCTAGCCTTCCGGGAGTCAGGCCCAGATGTTGGCCTCGGCATCATCGGCAACGTGAATCAGCGCACGCTCGAGGTGCTCTACGATGCCGGGCATGGTAAGGTCGGATTCCGAGCCGGTGCATGCTGA